Genomic window (Granulicella arctica):
TTAGGAGGTCTGGGGCTTGACACGCTTTTTGCTGGTGTTTTTGGAGGTTCATTCTTTTCAGGGGCGGAAAGGCCAATGAATATGGGCGAATGCTGGGTCGTTCGGAATGACAGATTTCGCCGACGATTTCCAAGTGTCGCGCATTACACTGTTGTGCCACGAAGTTGCTCAGATCTACGATGAACGTCGGCCGGGTTCTCGCCCCGGCCAAACTTCCGATTTGTGCGAGACCTGGAAACGTCCGTTATCGAAGGTGGACCTATGAAAAGCACTAGCGATATTCGAGTTACTACAATTCCGGCCATTCGGTATACCGATCCTGATCGAGCGATCGAATGGCTTAAGACTGCGCTCGGGTTTACGGAGAAGGTGGTTTATCGCAACACGGCGGGCATCGTCGAGCATGCAGAACTCGCGTTTGGCAACGGCATGGTCATGATCGGGACTGCGGGACGCAACGAACAAACGGCCCACTGGTTTGTGCAGCCGCACTCGGTTGGCGCGGTAACGGCTTCTGTCTACCTGATCGTGGCGGATTGTGGTCCGGCGTGGGTCTCGGCAAAGGGAGCCGGAGCCGAGATACTGCAGGAGATGGAGACCAAGAGCTAGGGAGGAAAATCCTTCATCGTCCGTGACCCTGAGGGGCAGATATGGTCGGTGGGGGAGTATGACCCGTGGTCTTCTGAGAGTGCCTGAGCAGGGGGCTACGGTTGCCTTCTGGAGAGCCCGCTTGCGTGCCAGTCCGTGACCAAGGTCGTGTGCGGCTTTGAGGGAAACGCTGGGATGAGTGGCTTCACGATGAGGTGTCGGCGCATGTTGCTGGACTATCAGCAGGCTCCTGCGCCGGCCGCCGAACGGATCCGACGCAGAAGATAGTTGCTGCACCTTGAGAGGGTGAGTTATCTGAGGATGGGAGGGCCGAGGGGGGTGACATGGAAGCGGGCCGTCAAGGCAGCGAAGTCGATGTCGCCACCTTTCGCGATGATGACCAAGGCCTCTTCGCAGCCGCCGGGCGTGGCGGTGAACAGGAGCCGGACCGGCTTGTCGCTTGCATTGCCCCAGGCGTGCGGGATGCCGCGCTTCATCTCTACGGTTTGACCTGCTGTAGCCTCGAGAGTTGTTTCGCCGAGGACGACTCGGGCAGAGCCTTCGAGGACGAGGAGGTACTCGTCTTCCCGCTCATGAACATGCAAGGGCGTGCTGTCGCCGGGATCGGCTACGATCTCAACGACTGAATACGCTCCGTCGGTCGATGCTGCAGGGACGCGAACACAGAAACGCTCGCCGGGTCTTGCCGTGAGCCACTTGGCTTCGTTGTTATTGGTCGTTTGTTGCATGTCGATTTCAACTTCCTGTTTCGTCAAAAAACCGCCTTTTAGGTACTGGACCAGCCCTTTAAAGTTGCTCGATCCTTGCAAAGGATACCAACCGCCGCTGGTGGAAGGTGTCTTTTGCTTGTCATGGATGCGTTTCGAACGAACAGCTCTCGATGGGTTGGAATCGGGTAGGCTCGGGTTGTAGCTATGACGACGCTTGCACTGATCAGTATTATCGTGACCGCGGCAGCCTTGTTTGGCTGGCTGAGCGTTCGGGTGTGCCGGCTTCCGATCACGATTGGCACGATGCTGCTTACCGTGATCTCGTCCGTGATGATGATCGGGTTAGAGAACACGTTTCCGGGCGTGCATGCATGGGCAGTGACGCTGGTGGGGCGGATTCGGTTCGAGGACCTGATTCTGCATGGGCTGCTGGGGCTGCTGCTGTTTGCGGGGGCGTTCCTGCTGGACCTTGTGTACCTGTCCCGGGAGAAGCTTTCGGTCGGCCTGCTTTCGGTGATTGGAACGCTTCTCTCCACGGCGGCGATAGCCTTTGTGATGCATTGGACGCTGCCGCTTTTTGGGATTGCGGCTCCGTGGATCGAATGTCTTTTCTTCGGGGCGCTGATCTCGCCTACTGATCCGGTGGCGGTGCTGGAGATGCTGCATCGGGTGGGCGTGCCGAAGAATATCCAGGCGCAGCTTGCTGGAGAATCGTTGTTCAATGATGGCATTGGAGCGGTGCTGTTTCTTGCGGTGCTGGAGGCTTCGCGGGGCGCGGCTCCTTCGGTTGGGCATATCGGTGTGCTGCTACTGGTGAAGTCTGGTGGAGGGCTATTGCTGGGCGTTGCGCTGGCGTGGATCGCCTCTGAGCTGATGCGGCGGGTTGAGGCGTACCAGATTGAGATCCTGCTTACGCTTTCGCTGGCTCTGGGAGGTTATGCGCTGGCGGAGACGCTGCGGCTGTCGGCTCCGCTGGAGGCTGTGGCTGCCGGGCTGGCGCTTCGCCGGTTCAACATGAACCATGCGCATGCCGAGATCGCCCATGAGTCGCTGGACCGATTCTGGAGGGTGGTTGATGAGGTGCAGAACGCGGTGCTGTTCGTGCTGCTGGGCTTTGAGGTGCTGGTGATCCCGTTTACGCGACGGACGTTTGAGTCGGGGGGACTGGCGATTGTGTCTGTGATTGTGGTGCGCGTTCTTGTGGTGCTGCTGGTGCTTGGGCTGGTGCGGATGCTGCAGCGTGGGCATAAATCTTCACTGCTCACCTTGAGCTGGGGCGGGCTGCGGGGTGGTCTGTCGATTGCGCTGGCACTTTCGGTGCCGGATTTGCAGAGTCATACGTGGATCCTTGGTACGACTTATCTTGTAGTGGTGTTCTCGGTGGTGCTGCAGGGCGGGACGCTGGATCTGTTTCTCAAACGGGTTGGTAGGTTTGGTGTGGGAGAGGGTTAGCGCGGATCGGTGGGATGAGGCGGATTCGTTTGGATGAGAGCGATCAGGTTTAGATGGGTGATGGCGGCCGGGGCTAGAGCCCCCTATCGTTTGGGAAGTATTTGCAGGACTAAAGCCTGCGCTCCCACCGGTGTGCGGGTCACGGCGAATCGCGAGATGCTCGCTCGGGTGACGGGATTTGTGGTGGGGTGGGGGAGGAGACGCAGGTTCCCTTCGGGAATGACAACCAGAACGGCAAGGGCAAGGGCAACCGCAGGTCCTTCGACTTCGCTCAGGAGGACAGGTTTGTGGGTTGTTTAGTGGTCGTGGTCGCCGGGGTGGAGGGTGGCTGCGGTGGAGTTGCTGCTGATGTGGCTTTGGGTCGCGTTGGGCTGGTGGGGGGTGGAGCGGAGGTTGGCTACGCGGCGCCACTGGTCGGTCTTGCGGGGCTCGGTGATCCAGAGGGGCATGTTGAGGCCGAGATAGTGGCCGAGTGCCTGGGCGTTGGGCTCGTACATGGCGCGGAGCTGGCTGAGTCGGTCGGCTGAGTCGGGGTCGCCGCAGAGCTGGATCTCGGTGGGGCGGAGGGCGGCGCAGAGGCGGCGAAAGTCGTTGGGGGCGAGGCGGTCCTGCGGGGTGGCCGCGAGGAGCTTGATTTTGGGGTCGAGCTTGAAGATGTGGCCGAGGTCGACGATGGCGTGGCGGGCCATGGCGAAGGTGAGTTGGGCCTGACGGGTGGGGACGCGGTGGGCGGCGTCGGGGAGCTGGGAGGCGATGAGGAGGGCGCAGGCGTCGAGGATGGCGACGAGGGCGGAGAGCCAGGACTGGTTGTCGTGCTGGGAGCGGTAGTAGCAAAGGATGGGGTAGGAGACGTGGGATTCGAGGAGTTCGGCGGCCCATCGCTCCCACTCGGCGAGGAGGATGACGAGGGCTTCGTCGCCGCCGTCGAAGCCGTGGCGGGAGAGGAGTTCGGCGGCGGTGGGGGGTGAGCCGGCGCGGGCGTCGAGGAGGGCTACGGAGACCTCGCGGTGGGAGAAGGCTCCGTAGAGGACGGGGAGGTAGCCGACGACGAGGGCGACGAGGCCGAGGCCTACTCCCGACTCGAAGATGATGACGGCGCGAGCGACGGGGAGGCGGGGGACGACGTCGCCGAGACCGAGGGTGAAGAGGGTGGTGCCGGAGACGTAGAGGTCGGTCCATATCTCAAAGCGCATGCCACGGAACTGGGTCATCATGGCGTCGTTGAAGGGGGAGCCGAGGGCGAAGTAGATGAAAGCAAAGCCGTTGATGAGGAGGAAGGCCCAGACGACGAGGAGGAGCAGAAGGGAGAGCGGACCGTAGATGGAGTAGAACTGCTCCCGCTGTTTGTCGTCGGAGATGCGGCGGGCGAGGGCGGCCCATGGGGTCCAGGTAACGATGTAGAAGAGGCTGGTGATGCGAAAGCGGCCTGCGGGGCGACGCGGGAGGATGATGGTCTGGAAGGCGTCGAGCACGACGCCGAGGACGAGCAGGATGCCGAAGATCATGGCGAGAGAGTGCACGGCAACTCCGGGGCAGGTGGTGGGCTGCTGGTTTACCTTATCAAACGGTAGGAAGCAGGGTTATTTGCGATAGGCTGCAGCAAAGTGCGCCGTGATGGCGTGGCGTGAACATGCTGAAAAAATTGTTCGCAATGTGCTCTGCGTCACTGACAGCGGCCCGGGAGATGAGTTTTTATAAGGATATTAGATTTCTTAGTTGAACGGGCCCGGGTTACGATCTACAAAGAAGTGCCTGCTGCCCTGATTCGTTTCGATCCTACCTGCCCTTTTCTACTGAAGCATGTGTGATTTGAGGAGCTATTTATGCAGCGCATTCTTGTGGTGGACGACGAGAGGCTTGTCGCGGATACCCTTACGCTGATCTTCAACAAGCATGGGTTTGAGGCGAGGGCTGTGTATTCGGCAGAGGATGGTATTGTGGCGGCGCGGAGCTTCAAGCCGGAGCTGCTGCTGTGCGATATCAGTATGCCGGGACGGGATGGCACGGAGCTGATGCAGCAGGTCAGCCTGGAGCTGCCGGATTGCCGGATCCTGGTGCTGACAGGGAACTACTCCAACCTGAAGCGGGTGCGGGAGCAGAGCCAAATGATGAGCCGACCAGCGAATATTCTGACGAAGCCGTGCCAGCCTGCGGAACTGCTGCGCCAGGCTGGGGCATTGCTTGCCAGCTGACCCTGCTGATGGTTTGAGCCGCTCGCTGCGATAGACTCGAAGCGATATGGCGGAAGGCGACAAGACTCCGGATACGTTTGCCAGCTTGTACTTCAGCAGCAAGCGGCCACGTGCGAAACAGGCTGATTTGTTTGGACCGCCGGTGCAGGTGCCGGTGGTGCCAGCTGCGCCTGCTGTGACTCCGCGTGAGGTTGCGGTGCCTGCGTCTCCGATCAAGGCTGCGGTGGTGGAGCGACAGCCGGTGACGGTGCGGGCGCTGGTGGCTTCGATCCGGTTGCAGCTGGAGCGGCAGCATGTTGCGGTGTGGGTCGAGGGGGAGATTTCTAACTGTCGTCCGGCGGCTTCGGGCCATCTGTATTTCACGCTGAAGGATGGTGAGGCGCAGCTTGGGGTGGTGATGTTCCGGCGGGAGGCGCAGCTTTCGGGGGTGCGGCCGAAGGATGGCGACCAGGTCGAGCTGCGGGGGCGCATCTCCGTATACGAGTCGCGGGGCCAGCTGCAATTGATTGCGGAGACGATGGAGCTGCGGGGGGCGGGTGCGCTGGAGGCGGCGTTCAAGCGGCTGAAGGCGAAGTTGAAGGCTGAGGGGCTGTTTGAGGAGGCGCGGAAGAGAGCGCTGCCTGCGTTTCCGAAGTGCATTGGTGTGGTGAGCTCGCGGCAGGGCGCGGTGATCGAGGACATTGTGCACGTGGTGCGGCGGAGGCATGCGCGGCTGAACCTGCTGCTTTACCCGGCTGCGATGCAGGGGGCGCGGTGTGCGGCTGAGGTGGCGGCAGGGATTCAGTGGTTCAATAAACACCCGGAGCGGGTGGACCTGATTATTCTTGCGCGGGGCGGCGGGTCGATTGAGGACCTGGCGGGTTTCAACGATGAGGGGCTGGCGCGGGTGATTGCGGCTTCGGCGCTGCCGGTGGTTTCAGCAATTGGGCACGAGGTGGACTTTACGATTGCTGACTTTGTGGCGGACCTGCGGGCGGCGACGCCCTCGGCTGCGGCGGAGATGGTGACGGCGGCGCAGCATCGGATCGAGGAGCGGGTGCTGGGGCTGGAGCGGCGGGTGCAGCGGGGGATTCAGTTCCAGATGATGCAGGCGCGAGCGAGGTTTGGAAGGCTGTCGGCGGAGGCTGTGCTGCGGCGACTGCGGGATGCGGTGAGCCGTCGGGACCAGCGGATCGATGAGCTTACGGTGCGGCTTGAGACGGCTTTGGAGCGGCGGATGCGGGGGCGGCAGGCTAGTCTTGGCGCAGTGCTCGAGCGGCTGCGGCGGCAGGGGCCTACGGTGCGGCTGGCTGCTTCGCGGCGAAGGCTTGAGCGGGCGGATGAGGGTTTGGGACGCGTGAAGGTGGCGATGATTGCGACGCGGCTGGGCAGGGTGGAGCGAGTGACGGCGCGGCTGCAGGGACTTTCGCCGGTGGCGGTGTTGAGTCGAGGGTATGCGCTGGTGTATTCGGCGGAGGGTGTGTTGTTGCGGGATGCGGGCGAGGTTGCTGCGGGCCAGGAGATTCGGGCGCGGCTGGGTAGGGGAAGCATCAGAGCTAAGGTTGAGGACATTACGAGATGAAGAAGCTGTTTGGTACGGACGGGATTCGCGGTGTCTCGGGTGTGTATCCGCTGGATGCGGCGACGATTTATACGGTGGGTTTGGCGTTGGCGCATCACCTGGGGGACTCGCCGCGCGTGGTGATGGGGATGGATACGCGGGAGTCGAGCGAAGGCATTGCGGCGATGCTGACGGCTGGGCTGGTGGCTGGCGGGGCTACGGTCGAGAGCGCGGGGGTGATAACGACGCCTGCGGTGGCGTACCTGGCGGCGGCGCATGGGTTTGCGGTGGGGGTGGTGATCTCGGCTTCGCATAATCCGTGGGAGGATAACGGGATCAAGCTGTTTGGGCCGGATGGCTATAAGCTGCCGGATGCTACGGAGATGGCGATCGAGGCGGAGATCTTTCGGCGGATCGAGGGTGGGGCTGGGTTCGATCCCACCCTTCACGGTGAGGCTGTAAAGGATGGGGCACCCGAAGTGAATGAGGGGGATCGGGCGGAGTACGTTCGGTTTCTGCTGGCGGCTGTGCCGGGGTTGTCGCTGGATAACAAGAGGATTGTGATTGATTGCGCGAATGGGGCGGCCTCGGCGGTGGCTCCGCAGTTATTTGCGGGGCTTGGCGGCGAGGTGGTGATTACGCATGCGAGTCCGGATGGACGGAATATCAATGAAGGGTGCGGTGCGCTGCATGCGGCTGTGGTTGCGGCTGAGGTGGTGAAGCACAGGGCCGACCTGGGGATTACGTTCGACGGCGATGCGGATCGGGCGCTATTTGCGGATGAGCATGGGGTGGTGGTGAACGGGGATGCGGTGCTGCTGCTGGCGGCTCGCGATCTGCAGGAGCGGGGGCTGCTGGTGGGGGCTACGGTGGTGGCGACGACGATGTCGAATATGGGGCTGGAGGCGGCGCTGAAGCGCAGCGGGATTGCGATGCTGCGCGCTCCGGTGGGGGACAAGTATGTGCTGGAGCAGATGCTGGCTACGGGGGCGGCGCTGGGTGGGGAGCAGTCGGGGCACATTATCTTTTCGGGTCGGTCGACTACTGGCGATGGGTTACTGACGGCGCTGCTGCTGCTGGATATTATTCATCGCTCGGGCAAGTCGCTGGGGGCGTTGACGGCAGATCTGAAGACGTTTCCGCAGGTGATTGTGAATGTGAAGGTGCGGGAGAAGCTGCCGCTTGAGGCGATGCCTGCGGTGGTGACGGCGATTGGTGCGGCTGAGGATGCGCTCAAGGATTCGGGGCGGGTGGTGATCCGTTACTCGGGAACGGAGAAGCTGGCGCGGGTAATGATTGAGGCGGAGTCGGAGGGGCTGATGCGGGAGCATGCGGAGGCAATTGCGGGGGCGATTCGCGAGGAGATTGGGGTGTAGTGGAGGCACGGATGTGGGTGTGCGAGATCAGGCTAGAGGCTTATCGCGGATTGTCGCGGAGGAACGCGGATAAGTGTAGAGGCCTAAGAAAGATAAGGGCCAGGGATTAGAAGAAGAATCGTTTTTGGGTAGGGCTGCTCCAATGGTGTGAACCCCGGAGGATGACAATGCTTATCTGGATCGTGGTTGGTGCGGTGGTGGGTGCGCTGGTTTATGGCGCGATATGGTGGCGTCGGCGAGAGCAGGGACGCTTGTTGCTGGCGAAGCACTCCATCGAGGCGGAGGAGCTTCATGGGATTCTTGCGGGGGAGTCGCGGCCCCGGCTGTATGACGTGCGGCAACCGCTTGATCTGCTGGCTTACTCGGAGATTATTCCGGGGTCGGAGCGTATTTCGCCTAAGGACATTCGGGCTAATCCGTCGTTGATTCCAATGGATGTGGATGCGGTGGTGTACTGCACGTGTCCAGATGACGAGACGGCGCGGGAGATCGTGAACAAGGCACTGGCATTGAGTTTTACGCGGGTGCGGATTTTGCGGGGTGGGCTGGCGGCGTGGAAGGCTGGCGGGTATCCGGTGGAGCGGTATACGACGGCGTTCCATCTGGATACGCCGGTATAGATGAAGCTCTACCGCGGATTTCCATGGATGAACGCGGATCAGGTGCAACGCTTCATGCAGATTAGAGCAACTCAGGCAAACTGCTGTACCTAATCGCACCTTATCCGCGTGACTCCGCCACGATCCGCAGTGGCTCTTAGGCTGCTTGTGAGTAGGCGGGGTGGTGGGGCTCTTCGGCGTGGAGTCGGGTGGTGCGCTGAATGAGGCGTTCGGCTATGGACTCTTCGGTGATGAGGATGGCGGCGCAGGCCATGTAGGGGATGAGTTCGCCAAAGATGCGGGTCTCGATGAGAATGCCGTAGACGAACATGAAGGCGAACCAGATAGGCAGTACCCAGAGCCAGGCGCGGAGTTCGGTGCTGCGGAGGTGGCGGCGCAGAATGAGGACGATGGGGAAGAGGTAGCCACAGGCTCCAAGCATCTGCGGCCACGCGCGCGGGGAGATGAGGAAGCCTAGATTTTGCGGGATACGTGAGTAGAACTCTGAGGGATTGTGCGCAAAGATGTGGCGGACGGCTACCTGCCAGGAGAGCCAGTAGAGGGCGAGCGGGATGACGACGGCGAGGACTCTTGCGGAGTAGAGGCGAGTCCAGTCGGGACGATTATCGCGGCGTTGGTTGTGGAAGAGTTCGGAGATGGCGTAGATGGGGAGCAGGAGCAGGGTGGTTTCGCGGTTGAGGGTAGCGACGAGGAAGACGGCGGCAAAGATCCAGACGGGCTTGTGGCAGTAGATGAGCCAGAGGGCGATGGAGAAGAAGGCGAGTGAGGGCAGGTCGTAGATGAAGCGGAAGTTCTGGATGGTGTGGAGGATGTAGGTCGTGACGCAGAGGACGAGGACCATCGGGTAAACGAGCGGGGTAAGCAGGTGAAGTCGGCTGGCTCGTCTGTAAATGCTGGTGGCGACGAGGCCTGCGGTGACGATGCAGGCGAAGTCGATGAGGGCCTGGACGAGGACCTCGGGCTGCATGGGCCGCGGGAACCAGTAGATGTTCGCGTGCATGAGGGTGGAGATGTGGGTGACCCACTGCTGATTGTGCGCCCAGCGCATGACGGGCATCATGAGGAGGCGTCCCTGGAAGGGCATGCGCTCCGTGCCTTGTTCGTAGGCGCTGGTGAGGACGTAGGGGCGGACCTGCCAGAGGTAGCACCAGACGAACTGGACTGTCGCGAGGAGGTATAGGGCGACCATGCCGAGGCGCTTGTACCTTGCGATCTTGAGCCCATTGCGCATCGCTCTGTAGGATGCGGATCTTACGAATTTGTTGGAGCTGCAGGCGCGTGGGTTTTATGTGGTGAACATGTAGGCGGGCGAAGGAGAGATCTCCTTCGCCCGTTCTGTTGAAGGCGCGTTAGGGGGCGAGGACGAAGGCTATGGCGGCCGAGGCGTCGTACTGGGTCTGGCTGCCCCAGCCGTTCTGGGTGGTGGCGGCGACGTAGACGTACTCCGCGAAGCCGGCTACGGAGCAGTTGCCGAGGAGGGTTGCCGCCGTCTCGCTGATCGGCGAGACGAGGGTGCTGACGGGGCCGCTGATGCTGGGCGGGGTGAGAGTAGCTACTCCCTTGATGAGGGTGAAGGAGTAGTTCGCGAAGTTGTTGGGGTGGGAGCCGGTGAAGGCCATGACGACGGGAAGGGCGTTGAAGCCGGTGTATTTGAGGATGCCGCAGGTGGGGTTGGCGGGATTGCCGTTGAGGGTGGGCTGGCTGATGCCGGCGACGCAGGGGTTGTTGTCGACGAGGATGGTGAGGGCCGGCGTGGTGGCTACGGCTGCGCCGGTGGCGGTGATGAATTCGAGGACGATGGTGTTTTTGCCGTTGGGCAGAACGGTGGAGTCGAGGAAGGCTCCCAGGGAGGGGTTGTACCAGAGGAAGAGCTCGCTGACGGGGTGGACGGGGAGGTAGCCGGGCTTGCCGTTGATGACGGTGGTGGGGGTGGTAACGGCGGTGTACTGGGTGCCGTTCCAGTGCTCGTCGGTGATGGGTGCGGTGTCGATGAGTTCGAGGGTGGTGAGGGCGGCGTCCTTGTAGACGAGGACGCGGTAGAAGGCTGCGCCGTCGTTGGCGGCGAGCTGGTGGTTGACCATGAGGGGCAGGGTTCCGCCGAAGGGGACGTTCTTGACCTGGTAGAAGTAGGTCGGATCGACGGTGGTGTCGGCGAGGCCGGTGGGCTGGACCTTGTCGAAGGGGACGAAGCCGATGCCCATGAGGAGCGGGCCGCTGGCGAGGAAGGGTGCAAGGGCTACGCTCTGGAGGTCGGAGTTGCAGCAGACGAGGAGCTGGCTCGGGTTGGCGAGGGCTACGCTTGACGGCCGGAAGGCGAGGCCAGTGACGACGACGGTCGATGTGGCGGGCGTGGCGGTGAGGTCGATGCGGGAGATGCGGTTGGCGGGGTCCCGCTCGGCGATGAAGAGTGCGCTCTGACCGGCGTCGGCCCAGGTGAGATGGAAGGGCGCGATGAGATTGGAGGCGACGAGCTTGCGGGTTCCGTCGGCGAGGGTGATGCGAGAGATGGTGCCGGTGCCGACGGTGCCGCCTGCGTTCTGCTCGGCGACGTAGGCGTACTGGAGGTCGGCGGAGAGGACGAGCCCGGTGGCTCCGTGGAGGGTGTTGAGGACGGAGTGCTTCGGCGAGGACGGAGTGAGGGCGAAGCGGTAGAGGTTGCCGGTGCCCGCGGGGCTGAACTCGACGACGTAGGCGTTGTTGTGGGCCTCATCGAGGGCGAGTTGCTGCGGGTTGACGAGGCCGGTGGCGATGACGGTAGCGGCGGAGCGGTTGGCGGAGGTGAGGGCGATCTTGACGAGATCGCCGGACTCTTCGAGGACGTAGGCGTGGGTGTCATCGGCGGCTACTTCTATGTCTTCGGGAAGGCTGTAGCCGGTGCCGATGACGTTGTAGGCCTGGGCGAGCTTGTAGGTGACCCACTGGATCTGGAGGTCGTAGCCGTAAGCGACTACGAGGACCTTGGCAAAGTTGCCGGCGTTGGTGTGGACGGCGAAGACATCGCCGGGGACGAGCTTATTGGTTGGATCAGCGTTGGCTGGGATCGGTGTGGTGCCATAGGTGAGCGACTGAAGGCTGCTGGCCGTGACGGAGGCGAAGGGAACGACGCCGAGGTTGACGATCTTTGCGCCGTCGTATGGGTTCATGCTGCGGATGACGGTGGTTTGCTGGTCCCAGAAGAGGTCCCATGTGGTGCCGACGATGGGGCCGGTGACGGATTCTACGCCGGCATCGAGGTCGAAGAGGTAGGTTCCTTTGAGGACGACGGTGCCCTGCGAGACGATGGTGGCGTTGGGGAAGAGGTCGAAGGTGGAGAGTTTGCCGCCGTACTCGACGAAGACGAGCTGGTTGTGGGACTGGCGGAAGTCGGAGCCGATGGCCGCGGCGAGGCCACCGACAAGTTCGATAGGGGTAGGCATGGTGGTGCTCCAATCTGGATGAGGCGAAGGTGTCTGCGAGAGGCGCGGAGCGGTGCTGCTTCCTTGTAGGAGCAGGGCGTCCGGCTTCGTTCAGATTTGTAGGTGGGGGCCCGTGGCCTGGCGTTGCGTGCGAGCACGATACACCCGATCCGTTACGTGTGGATAGTGGGTTGGGGCGGGGAATCGTTACAGGGGTTGTTGCGGGGGTGGGGTGTATCCGATACGCTAAAGGATATGTATGAAGACTTCACGGTAACTGACCGCTGGACTGATGAATCACTCCGCATTATGTGGAAGGGAACCGTGGTGGCCATTGCCACGCGGCATGCCGATGCGACCGATGTGCGCTTCTCCGTCAACGGACGCCCGGTGTGGATCGCGATGCCGAACGTGGCCTGGGTCGAGCAGAAGCGGCGTACCGGCAAGGTGATTACGGACTATCTGGCGGCGCAGACGGCTGGACGCTATCTGAAGATGGCGGTGGAGTCCGGCTACGACAATGGGCGTGAGATGTACACGATGACCGTGGACGAGGTTCTGGACCATGCGGCTGCCGTGGTGAAGGAGGCTGGTGGGACGATGCAGCTTCCGACGCTGCCGGTGATCAACGAGAACATCGAGCCCGAGGTGGAGCTGGGACGGCTGCCAGCGGATAATCAGGGCGCGGTGAAGCCGGTTGACCACATGGTGCTTTAGAGCGCGGTGTTTCGCAGAGGTCAAAAGTGACTGGGTTTATGGATGCCCCTATCTCGAGTGGAGATAGGGGCATCTTCAGGTTTAGGCGTTTAGGCTTGCCATGTCGATGACGAAGCGATATTTGACGTCGCTCTTGATGACGCGCTCGTAGGCTTCGTCGAGCTTCTGGACTGTGGTGAGTTCGATGTCGGAGACGATGTTGTGCTCGGCACAGTAGTCGAGCATCTCCTGCGTTTCTTTCATGCCGCCGATCATGGAACCCGCCAGAGAACGGCGGTTGGTGACCATGGCGAAGGGTGAGATGGGGAGTTCGACCTCGGGGAGACCGACAAGGCAGAGGGTTCCGTTGAGGCGCAGGAGCTTGAGGTAGTCGTTGAGGTTGTGGGGGGCCGAGACGCAGTCGACGATGAAGTCGAGTGAACCGGCGTGCTTCGCCATATCGTCTGGATTTTTGGTGATGACGACCTCATCGGCACCGAGCTTTTTGGCGTCAGCGACCTTGCTCTCCGAGGTGGTGAACTGGACGACGTGCGCGCCGAGGGAGTGGGCGAACTTGAGGGCCATGTGGCCGAGGCCACCGAGGCCGACTACGCCGACTTTGCTGCTGGGACCGACGTTCCAATGGCGCAGGGGCGACCAGGTGGTGATGCCTGCACAGAGGAGCGGGGCGACGGCTGCGAGGTTGAGCTTGGGAGAGATGCTGTAGACGTAGTGCTCGGGTGCGACGATGTTGTTGGCGTAGCCGCCGTAGGTGGGGTTACCGGCGTAGTCCTTGGCGTTGTAGGTGCCGACCATGCCCTTGGTGCAGTAGGGCTCGGCTCCGGCGAGACAGTTCTCGCAGGCCATA
Coding sequences:
- a CDS encoding cation:proton antiporter, which codes for MTTLALISIIVTAAALFGWLSVRVCRLPITIGTMLLTVISSVMMIGLENTFPGVHAWAVTLVGRIRFEDLILHGLLGLLLFAGAFLLDLVYLSREKLSVGLLSVIGTLLSTAAIAFVMHWTLPLFGIAAPWIECLFFGALISPTDPVAVLEMLHRVGVPKNIQAQLAGESLFNDGIGAVLFLAVLEASRGAAPSVGHIGVLLLVKSGGGLLLGVALAWIASELMRRVEAYQIEILLTLSLALGGYALAETLRLSAPLEAVAAGLALRRFNMNHAHAEIAHESLDRFWRVVDEVQNAVLFVLLGFEVLVIPFTRRTFESGGLAIVSVIVVRVLVVLLVLGLVRMLQRGHKSSLLTLSWGGLRGGLSIALALSVPDLQSHTWILGTTYLVVVFSVVLQGGTLDLFLKRVGRFGVGEG
- the glmM gene encoding phosphoglucosamine mutase; the encoded protein is MKKLFGTDGIRGVSGVYPLDAATIYTVGLALAHHLGDSPRVVMGMDTRESSEGIAAMLTAGLVAGGATVESAGVITTPAVAYLAAAHGFAVGVVISASHNPWEDNGIKLFGPDGYKLPDATEMAIEAEIFRRIEGGAGFDPTLHGEAVKDGAPEVNEGDRAEYVRFLLAAVPGLSLDNKRIVIDCANGAASAVAPQLFAGLGGEVVITHASPDGRNINEGCGALHAAVVAAEVVKHRADLGITFDGDADRALFADEHGVVVNGDAVLLLAARDLQERGLLVGATVVATTMSNMGLEAALKRSGIAMLRAPVGDKYVLEQMLATGAALGGEQSGHIIFSGRSTTGDGLLTALLLLDIIHRSGKSLGALTADLKTFPQVIVNVKVREKLPLEAMPAVVTAIGAAEDALKDSGRVVIRYSGTEKLARVMIEAESEGLMREHAEAIAGAIREEIGV
- a CDS encoding response regulator transcription factor; protein product: MQRILVVDDERLVADTLTLIFNKHGFEARAVYSAEDGIVAARSFKPELLLCDISMPGRDGTELMQQVSLELPDCRILVLTGNYSNLKRVREQSQMMSRPANILTKPCQPAELLRQAGALLAS
- the xseA gene encoding exodeoxyribonuclease VII large subunit — its product is MAEGDKTPDTFASLYFSSKRPRAKQADLFGPPVQVPVVPAAPAVTPREVAVPASPIKAAVVERQPVTVRALVASIRLQLERQHVAVWVEGEISNCRPAASGHLYFTLKDGEAQLGVVMFRREAQLSGVRPKDGDQVELRGRISVYESRGQLQLIAETMELRGAGALEAAFKRLKAKLKAEGLFEEARKRALPAFPKCIGVVSSRQGAVIEDIVHVVRRRHARLNLLLYPAAMQGARCAAEVAAGIQWFNKHPERVDLIILARGGGSIEDLAGFNDEGLARVIAASALPVVSAIGHEVDFTIADFVADLRAATPSAAAEMVTAAQHRIEERVLGLERRVQRGIQFQMMQARARFGRLSAEAVLRRLRDAVSRRDQRIDELTVRLETALERRMRGRQASLGAVLERLRRQGPTVRLAASRRRLERADEGLGRVKVAMIATRLGRVERVTARLQGLSPVAVLSRGYALVYSAEGVLLRDAGEVAAGQEIRARLGRGSIRAKVEDITR
- a CDS encoding VOC family protein, yielding MKSTSDIRVTTIPAIRYTDPDRAIEWLKTALGFTEKVVYRNTAGIVEHAELAFGNGMVMIGTAGRNEQTAHWFVQPHSVGAVTASVYLIVADCGPAWVSAKGAGAEILQEMETKS
- a CDS encoding cupin domain-containing protein — protein: MQQTTNNNEAKWLTARPGERFCVRVPAASTDGAYSVVEIVADPGDSTPLHVHEREDEYLLVLEGSARVVLGETTLEATAGQTVEMKRGIPHAWGNASDKPVRLLFTATPGGCEEALVIIAKGGDIDFAALTARFHVTPLGPPILR
- a CDS encoding potassium channel family protein, producing the protein MHSLAMIFGILLVLGVVLDAFQTIILPRRPAGRFRITSLFYIVTWTPWAALARRISDDKQREQFYSIYGPLSLLLLLVVWAFLLINGFAFIYFALGSPFNDAMMTQFRGMRFEIWTDLYVSGTTLFTLGLGDVVPRLPVARAVIIFESGVGLGLVALVVGYLPVLYGAFSHREVSVALLDARAGSPPTAAELLSRHGFDGGDEALVILLAEWERWAAELLESHVSYPILCYYRSQHDNQSWLSALVAILDACALLIASQLPDAAHRVPTRQAQLTFAMARHAIVDLGHIFKLDPKIKLLAATPQDRLAPNDFRRLCAALRPTEIQLCGDPDSADRLSQLRAMYEPNAQALGHYLGLNMPLWITEPRKTDQWRRVANLRSTPHQPNATQSHISSNSTAATLHPGDHDH